From the Primulina tabacum isolate GXHZ01 chromosome 15, ASM2559414v2, whole genome shotgun sequence genome, one window contains:
- the LOC142526347 gene encoding S-adenosylmethionine synthase 2: protein METFLFTSESVNEGHPDKLCDQISDAVLDACLAQDPESKVACETCTKTNMVMVFGEITTKADVDYEKIVRDTCRAIGFVSDDVGLDADNCKVLVNIEQQSPDIAQGVHGHLTKRPEEIGAGDQGHMFGYATDETPELMPLSHVLATKLGARLTEVRKDGTCPWLRPDGKTQVTVEYYNENGATVPLRVHTVLISTQHDETVTNDEIAADLKEHVIKPVIPEKYLDEKTIFHLNPSGRFVIGGPHGDAGLTGRKIIIDTYGGWGAHGGGAFSGKDPTKVDRSGAYIVRQAAKSIVAGGLARRCIVQVSYAIGVPEPLSVFVDTYGTGKIPDKEILNIVKENFDFRPGMISINLDLKRGSGNRFLKTAAYGHFGRDDPDFTWEVVKPLKHDKAQAQA from the coding sequence ATGGAAACTTTCTTGTTCACATCGGAGTCGGTGAATGAGGGACACCCTGACAAGCTCTGCGACCAGATCTCTGATGCGGTTCTTGATGCCTGCCTTGCCCAGGATCCCGAGAGCAAAGTTGCTTGTGAGACTTGCACCAAGACTAATATGGTCATGGTGTTTGGCGAGATCACCACCAAGGCCGATGTTGACTACGAGAAAATTGTCCGTGACACTTGCCGTGCCATCGGATTTGTGTCGGATGATGTGGGTTTGGATGCTGATAACTGCAAGGTTTTAGTTAACATCGAGCAGCAGAGTCCTGATATTGCTCAGGGTGTCCATGGTCATCTTACTAAGCGGCCCGAGGAGATTGGTGCTGGTGATCAGGGCCATATGTTCGGCTACGCCACAGATGAGACCCCTGAATTGATGCCCCTTAGCCATGTTCTTGCCACCAAACTTGGTGCTCGTCTCACCGAGGTCCGAAAGGATGGTACTTGCCCATGGTTGAGGCCCGATGGTAAAACCCAAGTGACAGTCGAGTACTACAACGAGAATGGTGCCACTGTTCCTCTCCGTGTCCATACCGTCCTGATCTCTACTCAACACGATGAGACCGTGACCAATGATGAGATCGCTGCCGACCTGAAGGAGCATGTCATCAAGCCTGTCATTCCCGAAAAGTACCTTGACGAGAAGACCATCTTCCACCTCAACCCTTCTGGCCGTTTCGTCATCGGTGGCCCCCATGGTGATGCTGGTCTAACAGGTCGCAAGATCATCATCGACACTTATGGAGGGTGGGGAGCTCATGGAGGCGGTGCTTTTTCGGGGAAGGACCCAACTAAGGTTGACAGGAGTGGCGCATATATCGTTAGGCAAGCCGCCAAGAGCATTGTGGCTGGTGGACTTGCTAGGAGGTGCATAGTTCAGGTTTCTTATGCCATTGGTGTGCCGGAACCCCTGTCGGTGTTTGTAGACACGTACGGGACCGGAAAGATCCCTGATAAAGAAATTCTGAATATTGTGAAGGAGAACTTTGATTTCAGGCCTGGTATGATCTCTATCAACCTGGATCTGAAGAGGGGTTCCGGTAACAGGTTCTTGAAGACTGCTGCTTATGGGCATTTTGGTAGAGACGACCCAGATTTCACTTGGGAAGTGGTGAAGCCTCTCAAGCATGACAAGGCTCAAGCTCAAGCTTAA